A portion of the Meriones unguiculatus strain TT.TT164.6M chromosome 11, Bangor_MerUng_6.1, whole genome shotgun sequence genome contains these proteins:
- the Pdlim4 gene encoding PDZ and LIM domain protein 4 isoform X1, producing MSHSVTLRGPSPWGFRLVGGRDFSAPLTISRVHAGSKAALAALYPGDLIQAINGESTELMTHLEAQNRIKGCHDHLTLSVSRPESKNWPSAPEDKAQAHRIHIDTESQDGSPATSRRSSVSGTGLEDNRSSLVSPYGQPPRLSVPHNGSSNEVTLPAQMNALHVSPPPSADTARVLPRNRDCRVDLGSEVYRMLREPAEPAASEPKQSGSFRYLQGMLEAGEGGERPGSGGPRNLKPAASKLGAPLSGLQGLPECTRCGHGIVGTIVKARDKLYHPECFMCSDCGLNLKQRGYFFLDERLYCENHAKARVKPPEGYDVVAVYPNAKVELV from the exons GTTCATGCCGGGAGCAAAGCGGCCCTGGCTGCCCTGTACCCAGGTGACCTGATCCAAGCCATCAACGGTGAGAGCACAGAGCTCATGACACACCTGGAGGCCCAGAACCGCATTAAAGGCTGCCACGATCACCTGACACTCTCTGTAAGCAG GCCTGAGAGCAAGAACTGGCCCAGTGCCCCTGAGGACAAAGCTCAAGCACATAGGATCCACATTGATACTGAGTCCCAG GATGGCAGTCCAGCGACCAGCAGGCGGTCCTCAGTCTCTGGGACAGGGCTGGAAGACAACAGATCAAGCCTGGTATCTCCGTATGGTCAGCCACCTCGCCTTTCAGTCCCTCACAATGGCAGCAGCAACGAGGTCACCCTGCCAGCCCAGATGAACGCTCTGCATGTGTCTCCACCCCCCAG tgCTGACACAGCCAGGGTTCTCCCTCGGAACCGGGACTGCAGGGTGGACCTGGGCTCAGAGGTATACAGGATGTTAAGGGAGCCAGCGGAGCCAGCAGCCTCGGAGCCCAAGCAGTCTGGATCCTTCCGCTACTTGCAGGGAATGCTAGAGGCTGGTGAAGGTG GGGAACGGCCTGGGTCTGGTGGTCCCCGGAACCTCAAGCCAGCAGCCAGCAAGCTCGGCGCTCCACTGAGTGGCCTGCAGGGCCTACCAGAGTGCACGCGCTGTGGCCACGGGATCGT GGGGACCATCGTCAAGGCGAGGGACAAGCTCTACCATCCCGAGTGCTTCATGTGTAGCGACTGTGGCCTGAATCTCAAGCAGCGCGGGTACTTCTTCCTGGACGAACGGCTGTACTGCGAGAACCACGCCAAGGCCCGAGTCAAGCCGCCAGAGGGGTACGACGTGGTGGCCGTGTACCCCAACGCCAAGGTGGAACTCGTGTGA
- the Pdlim4 gene encoding PDZ and LIM domain protein 4 isoform X2 — translation MSHSVTLRGPSPWGFRLVGGRDFSAPLTISRVHAGSKAALAALYPGDLIQAINGESTELMTHLEAQNRIKGCHDHLTLSVSRPESKNWPSAPEDKAQAHRIHIDTESQDGSPATSRRSSVSGTGLEDNRSSLVSPYGQPPRLSVPHNGSSNEVTLPAQMNALHVSPPPSADTARVLPRNRDCRVDLGSEVYRMLREPAEPAASEPKQSGSFRYLQGMLEAGEGERPGSGGPRNLKPAASKLGAPLSGLQGLPECTRCGHGIVGTIVKARDKLYHPECFMCSDCGLNLKQRGYFFLDERLYCENHAKARVKPPEGYDVVAVYPNAKVELV, via the exons GTTCATGCCGGGAGCAAAGCGGCCCTGGCTGCCCTGTACCCAGGTGACCTGATCCAAGCCATCAACGGTGAGAGCACAGAGCTCATGACACACCTGGAGGCCCAGAACCGCATTAAAGGCTGCCACGATCACCTGACACTCTCTGTAAGCAG GCCTGAGAGCAAGAACTGGCCCAGTGCCCCTGAGGACAAAGCTCAAGCACATAGGATCCACATTGATACTGAGTCCCAG GATGGCAGTCCAGCGACCAGCAGGCGGTCCTCAGTCTCTGGGACAGGGCTGGAAGACAACAGATCAAGCCTGGTATCTCCGTATGGTCAGCCACCTCGCCTTTCAGTCCCTCACAATGGCAGCAGCAACGAGGTCACCCTGCCAGCCCAGATGAACGCTCTGCATGTGTCTCCACCCCCCAG tgCTGACACAGCCAGGGTTCTCCCTCGGAACCGGGACTGCAGGGTGGACCTGGGCTCAGAGGTATACAGGATGTTAAGGGAGCCAGCGGAGCCAGCAGCCTCGGAGCCCAAGCAGTCTGGATCCTTCCGCTACTTGCAGGGAATGCTAGAGGCTGGTGAAG GGGAACGGCCTGGGTCTGGTGGTCCCCGGAACCTCAAGCCAGCAGCCAGCAAGCTCGGCGCTCCACTGAGTGGCCTGCAGGGCCTACCAGAGTGCACGCGCTGTGGCCACGGGATCGT GGGGACCATCGTCAAGGCGAGGGACAAGCTCTACCATCCCGAGTGCTTCATGTGTAGCGACTGTGGCCTGAATCTCAAGCAGCGCGGGTACTTCTTCCTGGACGAACGGCTGTACTGCGAGAACCACGCCAAGGCCCGAGTCAAGCCGCCAGAGGGGTACGACGTGGTGGCCGTGTACCCCAACGCCAAGGTGGAACTCGTGTGA